In Synergistaceae bacterium DZ-S4, a single window of DNA contains:
- a CDS encoding aspartate aminotransferase family protein, translating to MLQHSFPRSFKANYIEADHGEGIYIYDTEGKKYLDGCCGALISNLGHCNKDVIDAVKAQYEKIEFAHPSRWKCRIVEEAASAVAETAPGDLDQVWFVSGGSEAIESAVKLARQYFVERDGPATSKHLTIGRWNSYHGSTIGTMAIAGSMARRRVFSPLFRESPKIAASYCYRCEFGAEYPSCGVMCAKHLEKMIKIIGPQYVSSFIAEPLVGSTVGAITPPDEYWPMIREICSRYDVILIADEVMTGCGRTGKNFAVDHWNVVPDIIATAKGLAAGYVPTGGIIARSSIVEEIKNGSGTFMHGHTYNGNPISAAAVCAVFKYMKEHSLVENAAKMGEILGAGVRKIAAENPIVGDVRGKGLMWGFELVKDKSTRQPFEKTGAANVATKECVDRGLIIYPGSGQVDGLLGDNFLVAPPLIINEEQVNELLEKLAAGLDAAAKKLL from the coding sequence ATGTTACAGCACTCATTTCCCCGAAGTTTCAAAGCAAACTACATTGAAGCGGACCATGGAGAGGGTATCTATATATATGATACCGAGGGCAAAAAATATCTTGACGGCTGCTGCGGTGCCCTGATCTCAAACCTCGGGCACTGCAACAAAGACGTCATTGATGCAGTCAAGGCTCAGTATGAGAAGATCGAATTCGCGCACCCCTCACGCTGGAAATGCCGGATAGTGGAAGAAGCAGCATCTGCTGTTGCAGAAACAGCACCGGGTGACCTGGACCAGGTCTGGTTCGTCAGCGGCGGAAGCGAAGCGATAGAATCAGCTGTTAAGCTTGCCAGGCAGTACTTTGTCGAAAGAGACGGACCTGCCACGAGCAAACATCTGACGATCGGACGTTGGAATTCTTACCACGGGAGCACCATCGGCACTATGGCGATAGCCGGATCCATGGCTCGCCGAAGAGTATTTTCACCGCTCTTCAGGGAATCACCCAAAATTGCTGCCTCTTATTGTTACCGCTGTGAGTTTGGAGCTGAATATCCCTCATGCGGTGTGATGTGTGCAAAACATCTTGAAAAAATGATAAAAATAATAGGTCCCCAGTATGTTTCGTCCTTCATCGCAGAGCCTCTTGTCGGGTCAACAGTCGGTGCGATAACGCCGCCTGATGAATACTGGCCGATGATAAGGGAGATCTGCAGCAGATATGACGTTATCCTGATCGCTGATGAAGTAATGACCGGATGCGGGCGGACAGGGAAAAACTTCGCGGTCGATCACTGGAATGTAGTGCCTGATATCATCGCTACTGCCAAGGGGCTTGCCGCGGGATATGTGCCGACAGGCGGGATCATCGCAAGAAGCAGTATTGTTGAAGAGATCAAAAACGGCAGCGGCACATTCATGCATGGCCACACCTATAACGGAAATCCGATAAGCGCTGCCGCTGTATGCGCAGTTTTTAAGTACATGAAGGAGCACAGTCTGGTCGAAAACGCTGCAAAGATGGGGGAGATACTTGGAGCAGGAGTGAGAAAGATCGCAGCAGAAAACCCGATCGTGGGCGATGTCAGAGGCAAAGGGCTTATGTGGGGATTTGAACTGGTGAAGGACAAATCTACCAGGCAACCCTTTGAAAAAACAGGGGCAGCAAATGTCGCTACGAAGGAGTGCGTGGACAGGGGCCTGATCATTTATCCGGGTTCTGGTCAGGTGGACGGACTTCTGGGAGACAATTTCCTTGTCGCGCCTCCTCTTATCATCAACGAGGAACAGGTGAACGAGCTGCTGGAAAAACTGGCTGCCGGACTGGATGCGGCGGCAAAGAAACTGCTGTAA